CGCTGACCTCCTCGATCGCTTCGCGCGCAGGCCCGACGGCGCCCATCAGCAAGGCTTCCAGGGCTGGCGCTCGCTCGGGCGACACCTCGGTGTCCGGGGCGGAGTTCTCGGCTTCGGTCATGCTGTCCATCGGCGTCCATATTGCCTGACCCGACCCGTCGGAGCCACACCGGTGGCCTGCACGCGGGTGCGCAGGTCTTGAGGGACAATCGAGCACGTGTCTTCCCGGGATCCCCGCTACCACCCGCCGCGGCCGCCGTCGGCCGACGAGCACCCGGGCATGGCCAACTATCCCAGCGACGCCGACCTCCCCCGGCAACGCAGGCAGCAGACGCCCAGCGCCAACCGTTGGCTGCCACCCCTCGACGACCAGACCACCAACCACCGACGTAACGATCCACCGCCGCCGCGCAGCAGCGCCACCGGCGGCGAGCGCATCACGGTCACCCGCGCCGCCGCCCAGCGCAGCCGTGAGATGGGATCACGGATGTACGGCCTGGTGCACCGCGCCGCCACCGCCGACGGCGCCGACAAATCCGGTCTGACGGCGCTGACATGGCCGGTGGTCGCCAACTTCGCGGTGGACGCGGCGATGGCGGTGGCGCTGGCCAACACCCTGTTCTTCGCGGCGGCCTCCGGGGAGAGCAAGAGCAAGGTCGCGCTGTATCTGTTGATCACCATCGCGCCGTTCGCGGTGATCGCACCCCTGATCGGCCCGGCCCTCGACCGACTTCAGCACGGCCGCCGGGTGGCGCTGGCGTGCTCGTTCGCCGCCCGCACCGTGCTGGTCGTGGTGCTGATCGCCAACTACGACGGCGCGACGGGCAGCTTCCCGTCCTGGGTGCTGTACCCGTGCGCGCTCGGAATGATGGTCTTGTCCAAGTCTTTCAGTGTGTTGCGCAGTGCGGTGACACCGCGCGTGCTGCCGCCGTCGATCGACCTGGTGCGGGTGAACTCCAGGCTGACGACATTCGGGCTCATCTTCGGGACGATGATCGGCGGCGGTATCGCTGCGGGCTCGGAGTATCTGTTCAACATGCTCGAACTGCCCGGCGCGCTGTATGTGCTCGTCGCCGCGACCGTCGGCGGCGCCATCCTGGCCATGCGCATCCCGAAGTGGGTGGAGGTCACCACCGGTGAGGTGCCCGCCACACTGAGCTATCACGGTGGCACCGACCAGCTGCGCAGGCGCCCGGATCGCAGCGCCGCCCGGCAACCACTGGGCCGCAACATCATCACCAGCCTCTGGGGAAACTGCACGATCAAGGTGATGGTCGGTTTCCTGTTCCTGTATCCGGCCTTCGTGGCCAAGGCGCACGGCGCCGGCGGTTGGGAACAGCTGCGCATCCTCGGCCTCATCGGCGCCGCCGCGGCCATCGGCAACTTCGCCGGAAACTTCACCGCCGCGCGGCTCAAGCTCGGTAGGCCTGCCCTGCTGGTGGTCCGCGCGGCCATCGTCGTGACGGCGGCGGCGTTGGCGGCCGCGGTCACCGGCAACCTGCTGGTCGCCGCCGCGGCAACGCTGATCACCTCCGGCTCCAGCGCCATCGCGAAGGCATCGCTGGACGCATCGCTGCAGGACGACCTGCCCGAGGAATCGCGGGCCTCGGCATTCGGCCGCTCCGAATCGGTGTTGCAGCTGGCCTGGGTGCTCGGCGGGGCGACCGGCGTTCTCATCTACACCGAACTGTGGGCGGGCTTCACGACCGTCACCGCGATACTGATTCTGGGGCTGGCACAGACATTGGTCAGTTACAACGGCGCATCACTCATCCCGGGATTTGGCGGCAACCGTCCCGTCCTGGCCGAAACCGAAGGCGGCATCCTGAACTCCCCCGATCCCACCGTCCGGAGCCATCGATGAAGCGCGGCCTGGCAGCCCTCGCCATCGTCGCACTGCTGGCCACCGCGGGCACCGTCGCGTTGGTGATGCAGCTGCGCAAGCAGCCGCACAGCCCGTTCCCGCAGATCAGCGCCTACTCACACGGGGAGACCGTCCGCATCGGACCGTACTTCTACTGCAGTGTGGAAAATCTCGATGATTGCGAGAACCCGGAGACGACGGGCGAGCTCACCCTCACCTCGCGTAGCGCGCTGCAGCTTTCCGTCGAGCCTGCGATTGCCAGGGCGCCCTGGTGGCTGGCACGCACGTACGAGGGTGCCGATGCCGCGATCGTGCAGGAGTTCCGCCCGAATACCAGGACGGCGGTGACGATCCCGCCGATCGACGCGCGGTACGGCAGGCTGACCGGAGTGGTGGTACAGCTGCCGACACTGGTACGTGACGAGTTCGGCAACGAGTTCCCGCTACCGCACGCCGAATGGTCGGTGCGCACCGTCTGGGAGCCCTCCGCGCAGTACCCGGAGTCGGTGTCGGATTACCCCGGTCACTGACCGGCGGTGTGCCCGGCCGGTACCCGCTCGCCCTCACGCGTGGGCCCAGGCGGCGTGCCGTCGCCGAATGGCCTGCCGCCCAGGGATTCCCGGCCGTGCGGTGTCAGCCAGCCGGCCAGCTCCGGCCCCTTCGGGACGACCTGGGTGGGGTTGATGTCGGTGTGCACGATGTAGTAGTGCTGTTTGATCTGCACGAAGTCGGTCGTGTCGCCGAAGCCCGGGGTCTGGAACAGATCACGCGCATAGGCCCACAGCACCGGCATCTCGGAGAGCTTCGACCGGTTGCACTTGAAGTGTCCGTGGTAGACGGGATCGAACCGCGCCAGGGTGGTGAACAGCCGCACATCGGCCTCGGTGATGGTGTCGCCGACCAGATACCTTTGCGCGGAGAGCCTTTCGGTCAGCCAATCCAGCGCGGTGAACAGCCGGTCGTAGGCGGCGTCGTAGGCGTTCTGGGATCCGGCGAATCCGCAGCGGTAGACCCCGTTGTTGACCTCGGTGTAGATGCGCTGGGCCACCTCGTCGATCTCATCGCGCAGCGGTTCGGGATAGAGCTGCGGGGCGCCCTCGCGGTGATACTGCGTACACTCGGTGGAGAAGTCCAAGGTGATCTGGGCGAAGTCGTTGGTGACCACCTGGCCGGTGGGCACGTCGACGATGGCGGGCACCGTGACGCCCTTGGGGTAGTCCGGGATGCGCTTGTCATAGGCATCGCGCAGATAGTGGATGCCCAACACCGGATCGACCCCGTCGGGATCGAGGTCGAAGGTCCAGCTGCGCTCGTCGTGGGTGGGTCCGCAGAATCCGATGGACAACACGTCCTCCAGGCCCAGCAGCCGGCGCACGATGATCGCGCGATTGGCCCATGGGCACGCCCGTGCCACCACCAACCGGTAGCGGCCGGGCTCGACGGGATAACCGTCGGCACCGTCGGCGGTGATGCGGGTGTCGATGTACTTGGTGTCGCGGCTGAACTCACCCTCGGGGTTCACATAGCTCATGGCACCAGTGTTCCCAATTTCGCGCCAAAACCCGCAGTCTCGGCGCGGACGATCTAGGCGTCGAGCTCGCGCGCCACTGCCTTGACGACCTCGGACACCCGCCGGGCGACCTTGCGGTCGGGGTACTTGCCGTTGCGCAACTCGGGCTGGATCGTGCTCTCCAGCAGCGTGATCAGGTCACCGATCATGCCGTGCAGCTCATCGGGGGTGTGCTTGCGCTCGACGGTGGCCGTCTCACGGCGCGTCCGCGACAGGCTCGGCGGCGGATCGATCAGCTTGACCTGCAGCGCCTGCGGGCCGCGGCGGCCGGCGGCAATGCCGAACTCGACCTTCTGGCCGGCCTTGAGTCCCTCGACACCCGAGGGCAGCGCCGAGGAGCGCACGTAGACGTCCTCGCCCTCCTCCTGGGAGAGAAAGCCGAAGCCCTTCTCGGAGTCGTACCACTTCACCTTGCCGGTCGGCACTGCTGTCACCCGTTCACTCGGTAGATCACATAATTAATGCGTCCCGCCTGCGCAGGACGCAATGGCTTTGATCCTAACAAGTAGGCTGGGCGGACAGCCCGGAGGAGACCATGCGCCTGATCCTGAACGTCATCTGGTTGATCTTCGGTGGGCTCTGGCTGGCACTTGGCTACTTCCTCGCCGGGATCATCTGCTTCATCTTGATCGTCACCATCCCGTTCGGGTTTGCCGCCTTCCGCATCGGCGTCTACGCCCTGTGGCCGTTCGGCTACAAGGTCGTCGACAAGCCCGGGGTGCGGCCCGGCGCAGCGATCGGCAACGTCATCTGGTTGATCGTCGCCGGGATCTGGCTGGCGATCGGTCATGTGCTCTCCGCAATCGCCTTCGCCATCACCATCATCGGCATCCCGCTGGCCATCGCGACACTCAAGCTGATCCCGGTCTCGCTGATGCCGCTGGGCAAGGAGATCGTGCCGACCGACGAACCGTTCGCCGGAGTCGCGCGGTGACGGTGACCAATCTCGGGCTGCCCATGCCGACGCGGCCGAACACTCCGGGCATGCCCACCCGCGGCCCGTTGGTCGACACCTTCGGCCGCGTCGCCACCGATCTGCGCGTCTCGTTGACCGACCGCTGCAATCTGCGCTGCACCTACTGCATGCCCGCCGAGGGCCTGGACTGGTTGCCGGACAACCAGCTGCTGCGCGCCGACGAACTGGCCAGACTGCTGCGTATCGCCGTGACGCGGCTCGGCATCACCAGCATCCGGTTCACCGGCGGCGAGCCACTGGTGTCCCGGGACCTCGAAGCCACCATCGCCGCTGCGGCGGCATTACATCCCCGCCCCGAGATCGCCGTGACCACCAACGGCCTCGGTCTCAAGCGGCGCGCCAAGGCACTCAAGGACGCGGGCCTGAACCGGGTGAACGTCTCACTGGACACGGTCAACGCCGAACATTTCGCCCAGATCACCCGTCGCGACCGGCTCGATGATGTGTTGGCAGGCCTGGCAGCCGCCGCCGAGGCCGGCCTGGGACCGGTCAAGGTCAACGCGGTCCTGGATCCGCGCACCGGCCTCGACGACGTGGTGCCGCTGCTGCGCTTCTGCCTGGACCACGGCTACCAACTCCGGGTGATCGAGCAGATGCCACTGGACGCCGGCCATGAATGGTCGCGCGCCAAGACCATCGACGGTCAGACGGTCCTGGACACCCTGCGCCGACACTTCGACCTACGGCCCGACCCCAGCCCGCGGGGCTCGGCACCGGCCCAGTTGTGGCGGGTGGACGGCGGCACCGGGACCGTCGGCGTCATCGCCTCGGTCTCGGAGTCGTTCTGCGGGGCGTGTGACCGGACCCGGCTGACCGCCGACGGCCAGATCCGCAACTGCCTGTTCGCGACGACGGAGACCGACCTGCGCCGGCTGCTACGCGACGGCGCGGACGACGACGACATCGAGGCGGCCTGGCGGTCGGCGATGTGGGCGAAGGCGGCCGGACACGGCATCAACGACCCCAACTTCGTCCAGCCCGCACGACCGATGAGCGCGATCGGCGGCTAGCTGTGAGCGAGATAGAGATAGAGGTCCGGTACTTCGCGGCCGCACGGGCGGCGGCAGGAACCGAGACCGAAACGTTGCGGGTTCCGGGCGGGACCACCGTGCTTGCCGTCGTCGACGAACTGGCCGGGCGCGGGCCCGAGTTGGCGAAAGTGCTCGCACGCTGCTCGTACCTGGTCGACGGAGTGGCGGTACGCGATAAAAACGTTCCGCTCTCAACGTCCGAGACGCTCGACGTGTTACCCCCATTCGCCGGCGGATAGCCGTGATTTGCGTCACATAGCGAACCGGCCACCTGGGGTACACCTGCGGTTTGCGCCCGGAAAACACCTGCAGAAACGCCCGAGCTCCCTGCGCCTTTAATGTCCTCTCATAGTTCTTAAGCACGGGAAACGCCGAGAGCCGACGGAGATGACGCTCCAAGGTTCACGGGCTAACGTCTTGCCAAGCCTTTCGACCCAAATCGGTTGGCCCGCCTTGACTGATTGCGCCGAGCTCCATCCATCAGCCAAGGGACACACCAACAAATTGGATGGAGGCGGGGGACCCACCGGTCCGCCGAACAAGCAGACCAGGGACCGCAAGGTTCCTTGGGGTGAAGCTCTGGTCACGACGACAGAGCCGGGCAACCTCTCCAGCCCGAACCCGACAGCTGACCTCGTGGGCGCTGATGAGAGGACCTTTTACCTACATGAGTGGACGGCACCGTAAGCCCACGTCATCGTCAATAAGCGTCGCGAAGATCGCCTTCACGGGTGCAGTCATCGGCGGCGGCAGCATCGCACTCGCCGGGCACGCCGGCGCCGCCACCGATGCCGAGTGGGACACCGTCGCGAACTGCGAGTCCAGCGGTAACTGGGCGATCAACACCGGCAACGGCTACCACGGTGGCTTGCAGTTCTCGCCGAGCACGTGGGCCGGACACGGCGGTGGCGAGTTCGCCCCGGCCGCCTATCTGGCCACCAAGGAAGAGCAGATCGCCGTCGCCGAACGGGTGCTCGCCAGCCAGGGCAAGGGCGCCTGGCCCACCTGCGGTCGTGGTCTGTCGGGCCCGACGCCGCGCAACGTGCTGCCCGAGCCTGCTCCGCTGGACAACCCGCTGGTGAATCCGCAGCTGCCGCCCCCGCCGCCTGCTCCCCTTCCGCCGGCTCCCCTGCCCCCGGCCCCGGTCGATGCGCTTGCCGCTCCCCTGCCGCCGGCCCCGCTGCCGCCCCCGCCCGCTCCGCTGCCCCCGGCCCCGATCGACGCCGTCCCGCTGGCCGCCCCTGCACCCCTGCCCCCGGCCCCGGCCCCGCTGCCTCCCGCACCGGCCCCGGCGCCCGTGGACGCCGTCGCACTCTCCGCTCCTGCCCCGCAGGCTCCGGTGGACCCCGCCGTGCCGCTGCCCGGCGCCCCCATCGACGCCCTGCCGCTGGACGCGCCGCTGCCGCCGGCCCCGGCCGTCAACGCCGCGAACTGGGACACCGCGGAGTCCGCGCCCCACCAACCGCAGCTGTGGTCGCTGGAGGCCCCGCTGCCGATGGAGCCCGCTCCAGTGATCCCGGCACCCGCGCCTGCCCCGGCACCGGTGCCCGGGGCGCCCGTCGCGCCGCCCGCCTCGGATCCGGCCGCCCAGCCCGTCTCCGCTGACCAAGCCGTCCCGGCCGAGGGTGTGCCGCACCTGGTCAGCCCGGAGAACCTGCCGCCGGGAACCACCCTCAATCCGACTGCGCTTCCCAACGAGGGCCCCAACGTCAGCTACCTGCGCCAGATCTGGAACGCGGTGCAGCAGCAGCAGATCACCGGCCGCGACGCCCTGCTCGCGATCACCACGCAGCGCTCGCTGGCCGGCGAGGCCCCCGGACCGCAGGTGCCGATGGCTCCGCCCGCGCCCGGCGCACCGCTGCCGCCGCCGGCCCCAGGCGCACCGGTCCTCACGCCGGTCCCGCCCGCGCCGCTGCCCTGACACAGCACGTCGAGAAGCCCGCATCCGAAAGGATGCGGGCTTCTTCGGTTCTGGGTGTCGCGCCGATACTAGGCCGAATTGACCCATTCATCGGTGCCGTCGCCGAAGTGCTGGTGCTTCCAGACCGGCAACCGCTCCTTGACGATGTCGACCATCCGCGCGCACGTCGCGAATGCCGCGCCGCGATGATCGGCGGCCACCGCGACCACCAGCGCGGCATCGCCGATGCTCAGATTGCCGATGCGGTGACTCACGGCCACGGCACGCACGCCCGCTGCTCCCGCCGCGACCTCGTGCACGACCTCGGCGAGGGTCTCCAGGGCCGACGGGTGCGCCGAGTACTCCAGCCGCGTGACCGGGCGTCCGCCGTCGTGGTCACGGACGACCCCGGCGAACCCGACCACCGCGCCCGCTGCGGCATGCGCCACCAGGTCCTCGTGCTCGGTCAGCGAGATCGGTTCCTCGGACAGTCCGACCCGCAGGACGTCAGCGCCCATGGTCACCCCCGGCCAGTTGATCGAGTGCGTGCTCCAGCACATCGGCAAGGACGCCGAGACCGTCCTTCACCCCGCCCGACGATCCGGGCAGATTGACGACAAGCGTCGACCCGCTGACCCCGCAGACGCCGCGGGACAGCACCGATGTCGGCACCGCAGGCAGTCCCGAGCGGCGAATCGCATCGGCAAGCCCGGGAATCTGATAATCCACGACGGCGGCGGTGATATCGGCGGTGCGGTCCGTCGGCGAGATGCCGGTACCGCCCGAAGTGATGATGACCGACACCCGTTCGGCAACGGCCCGGCGCAGTGCGGTCTCGACGTCGTCACCGTCGGCCACCACGATCGGCGCGGGGACGTCGAACCCACGCTCACCGAGCCAGTCCGCGATGATCGGGCCGGTCCGGTCTTCATAGATGCCGGCGGCGGCCCGGGTGGAAGCGATGATGACCCGCGCGGTCCTCATGGGGTCCAGGTGCCCGTTTTGCCGCCCTCTTTGCGCAGCACGTGGACGTCGTCGATGCGGGCGGCAGGATCGACGGCCTTGATCATGTCGTAGACGGTGAGCGCCGCGATGCTGACCGCCGTCAGCGCCTCCATCTCCACGCCGGTGCGGTCGGTGGTGCGGACGGTCGCGGTGATGGTCACTTCCGTTGCGCCGATGCCGAATTCGACATCGACACCGGTCAGAGCCAATTGATGACAGAGCGGGATGAGATCGCTGGTGCGTTTGGCCGCCATGATCCCGGCGACCCGCGCGGTGGGTAGCGCATCACCCTTGGGCAGCCCGCCCGTGGCGATCAATTCGATGACATCGGCCCGGGTGTGCACGCTGCCCCGAGCGACAGCGGTGCGCTTGGTGGCGGACTTGGCCGTCACGTCGACCATGTGGGCCGCGCCGGCCTCGTCGAGGTGCGAAAGGCCGCTCACCGCTACTTGTTGACGACGGTGACCGGGTGCACGTACGGCAGCTCCTCGGCCGGCAGCGGGAAGGTCACGTCGCCGAACGGGGACAACGATCCGGTGCGGTCGCTGACGAGCTCGCTGACCGCGTGGTCACCCTCGGCAACCTCGGGCCAGCCGTTGTCTACGTATTGGTTCTTCTTGTCTGCCACACCCGACATTGTGGCAGGTACTACGCGCGGTGGCGAGACCGGGACGCTGCTTTACGCTGGTCAGCAATGACCCGGGGAATCAAGAGCGTGCCGCTGGGCGTCTGGCTGGCAGACCTGCCCGATGAGCGCCTGGTACGGCTGCTCGAGCTGCGGCCCGACCTCACCGCGCCGCCGCCGAGCACGATCGCGGCGTTGGCCGCGCGGGCGCAGGCCCGCCAGTCGGTGAAGGCTGCCACGGACACACTGACCTTCCTGCACCTGGCCGTCCTGGACACGCTGTTGGTGTTGCACGCCGACGCCGCCGCGGTGCCTCGGGACGCGGTGGCCGATTTCATCGGCGCGCGCGCCGACCGCGCGGACGTGGACGAAGCCCTCCAGGATCTGCAGGACCGCGCGCTGGTGTGGGGTGACGAGGGCCTGCGCGTGGTCGCCGAGGTGAGCGCGGGTGTGCCCTGGTACCCGGGGCAGGCCGTGCCCGACGGGCCCACTCCGACCGCCGACGAGATCCGCCGACTGATCGACGCGCTCGACGAACCCAGCAGGGAGCTGCTGACCAGACTGGTCGAGGGTTCCCCGGTCGGGCGCACCCGGGATGCCATCCCCGGGGCGCCTGCCGACCGGCCCGCCCAGCGACTGCTCGCCGAGGGTCTGCTGCACCGCATCCCCAGCGATACCGACGACACCGTGATCCTGCCCAGGGTGGTGGGCCAGGTGTTGCGCGGTGACTTGCCTGGGCCGACCGGTCTGCGCACACCCGATCCCGCGGTACACACCACCACCCAGGCCGAGGTGGATTCGGTGGCCGCCGGCGCCGCCATCGACCTGCTGCGCGAGATTGACCTGGTGATCCAGACACTGTCCGATGCTCCGGCCTCGGAGCTGCGCAGCGGCGGCCTCGGTGTCCGCGATGTCAAGAAATTGACCAAGCTCACCGGCATCGACGAACAGCGCCTGGCACTGATCCTGGAGTTGTCCGCGGCGGCAGGCCTGCTCGCACCGGGAACCCCCGACCCGGAGCCCGCGGCGGGCAACTCGCCGTACTGGGCACCGACCGTCGGTGCGGACCGCTTCATCGAGATGTCCACGGCAGCGCGCTGGCAGCTGATCGCATGGACCTGGTTGAATCTGCCGGCCCGGCCCAGCCTGGTCGGTCAGCGGGGTCCCGATGGCAAGCCCTACGGCGTGTTGTCCGATGCCCTGTATTCGACGGCGGCCCCCCTGGATCGCCGCCTGCTGTTGACGGTGCTGGCCGGATTGCCCGCCGGGGCCGGGGTCGATGCGGAGTCGGCGGCACTGGCGATGATCTGGCAGCGCCCGCGATGGGCGGCTCGTCTGCAGCTGGGCCCGGTGACCGATCTGCTGCGCGAGGCCCATGCCGTCGGATTGGTGGGCCGCGGCGCCATCGCGACGCCGGCGCGGGCCATGCTGGCCCAGCAGTCCGAGGACGCCGCGGATGCCACCATCGCCGCGATGGACAAGGTGCTGCCCGCGCCGCTGGATCATTTCCTGCTGCAGGCCGACCTGACCGTGGTGGTGCCCGGCCCGCTGCTGCGCGAGCTCGCCGAACAGCTCGACGTCGTCGCGACCGTCGAGTCGGCGGGTGCGGCGATGGTCTATCGCATCAGCGAGGCATCCATCCGCCGCGCGCTCGATGCCGGTCGCACCGCGGGCGGGTTGCACGCGTTTTTCGAGAAGCACTCGAAAACTCCTGTCCCGCAAGGTCTGACGTACCTCGTCGACGATGTGGCACGACGGCACGGCCAGCTGCGGGTCGGGATGGCGGCGTCGTTCGTGCGCTGCGAGGACCCCGCGCTGTTGGCCCAGGCCGTGGCGACCCCGGCGGCCGAACCGCTGGAGCTGCGCATCCTGGCGCCCACCGTCGCGGTGTCGCAGGCCCAGATCGGCGACGTGCTGGCCGCACTGCGCGCAGGCGGGTTCGTCCCGGCCGCCGAGGACGCTTCCGGGGCGGTCGTCGACATCCGCGCCCGCGGGGCCCGGGTGCCCACCCTGAGCCGACGTCGGGTCTTCCGGCCGCTGACGGCGCCGACGAACCAGACCCTCGGCGCGATCGTCGCGGTGATGCGCAGCGTGGCCGCCTCGCCGCGGTCCAACGAGCGGCTGGATCCGGCGGTGCTGATCGCACTGTTGCAACAGGCGGCGGTCGAGCAGACCACGGTGGTGATGGGTTACGTCGACCCGGCCGGGGTGGCCACCCAGCGGGTGGTGGCCCCGATCAACATCCGCGGCGGCCAGTTGACGGCGTTCGACCCCGCCGCCGGACGGGTCCGGGAGTTCGCGATCCACCGCGTGACATCCGTGGTGTCGGCCGACTCTGGATAATGGACGGGATGAGCACCGAGGGCCCACTGATCGTGCAGTCCGACAAGACCGTGCTGCTCGAAACCGATCACGAACTCGCCGGCGCCGCGCGCGCCGCGATCGCGCCGTTCGCCGAACTGGAACGCGCACCCGAACACATCCACACCTATCGGATCACCCCGCTGGCGCTCTGGAACGCCCGCGCCGCGGGCCATGACGCCGAGCAGGTCGTCGATGCGCTGGTCAGCTTCTCCCGCTACGCGGTACCGCAGCCGCTGCTGGTCGACATCGTCGACACCATGGCGCGCTACGGGCGCCTGCAGCTGGTCAAGCACCCCGCGCACGGGCTGACGCTGGTCAGCCTGGATCGCGCGGTGCTCGAAGAGGTCCTGCGCAACAAGAAGATCACCCCGATGCTCGGTGCCCGCATCGACGACGACACCGTCATCGTGCACGGCAGCGAGCGAGGGCGGATCAAACAGATGCTGCTCAAGATCGGCTGGCCCGCCGAGGATCTGGCCGGTTACGTCGACGGTGAGGCACACCGGATCGACCTCGCCCAGGACGGTTGGGCGCTGCGCGACTACCAGGAGATGGCGGCCGAATCGTTCTGGGCAGGCGGCTCGGGTGTGGTCGTGCTGCCGTGCGGCGCCGGGAAAACGATCGTCGGCGCCGCCGCCATGGCCAAGGCCGGTGCCACCACCCTGATCCTCGTCACCAACACGGTGGCGGGCAGGCAGTGGAAACGCGAGCTGATCGCACGGACCTCGCTCACCGAGGAGGAGATCGGCGAGTACTCGGGCGAGCGCAAGGAGATCCGCCCGGTCACCATCGCGACCTATCAGGTGATCACCCGGCGCACCAAGGGCGAATACAAGCACCTCGAACTCTTCGACAGCCGCGACTGGGGCCTGATCATCTACGACGAGGTGCATCTGCTGCCCGCGCCGGTGTTCCGGATGACCGCCGATCTGCAGTCGCGCCGCCGGCTCGGATTGACCGCCACCCTCATTCGGGAGGACGGTCGCGAGGGTGACGTGTTCTCGCTGATCGGTCCGAAGCGCTACGACGCGCCGTGGAAGGACATCGAGGCCCAGGGCTGGATCGCACCGGCCGAGTGCATCGAGGTCCGGGTCACCATGACCGACAACGAACGGATGATCTACGCGACCGCCGAACCGGAGGAACGCTACAAGCTGTGCTCGACGGCGCACACCAAGATCGCGGTGGTGAAGTCGATCTTGGAGAAGCACAAGAACGAGCCGACACTGGTGATCGGCGCCTACCTAGACCAGCTCGACGAACTCGGTTAGGAACTCGGTGCGCCGGTGATCCAGGGGTCGACCAAGAACGCCGAGCGCGAGGAGCTCTTCGACCAGTTCCGGCGCGGCGAGATCCGCACCCTGGTGGTCTCCAAGGTCGCCAACTTCTCCATCGACCTGCCAGAAGCCTCGGTCGCCGTCCAGGTTTCGGGAACCTTCGGGTCGCGTCAGGAGGAGGCGCAGCGGTTGGGCCGGTTGCTGCGGCCCAAGGCCGACGGCGGTGGCGCGATCTTCTATTCGGTGGTCAGCCGCGACAGCCTGGATGCCGAGTACGCCGCACACCGGCAGCGGTTCCTGGCCGAGCAGGGCTACGGCTACCTCATCAAGGACGCCGACGACCTGCTTGGCCCGGCGATATGACCGTTGGCCGGGTGGTCCCGATCTTGACCGTGCCCGATGTCGACGCCGCCCGTGCCGCGTATATCGCGACGCTCGGGCTGACCGAGGTGATGAACCACGGTTGGATCGTCACGCTTGCCGATGCCGACCACCGTCATCAGCTGAGCCTGATGACAAGAGATCAGACCGCGCCGGTCAACCCCACGGTGTCGGTCGAGGTCGATGATGTCGATGCCGCGTACCAGGCAGCGGTGGCCGCCGGACTGACCATCGTGCACCCGCTCTCCGATGAGCCGTGGGGTGTACGGCGGTTCTTCTTCGCCGACGCCGCGGGCAATATCGTCAACGTGTTGTCACACCGCGGCTAGGAATCGAGCGCCCCGGCCGCCACCGCGGCCAGGTTGATCCGGGTGAGCACGGAGTGCAGCTGCTCCAGTTCGGCCATGTCGACGCCGAGTCGGGCCACCACGGCCGGGGGGGATGGCCAGCGCCTGCCGTCGCAGTGCGGAACCGCCCTTGGTCAGGGTGACCAGCGTGGTGCGCTCGTCGGAGACACTGCGGGTTCGGCTGATGAATCCGAGCGCCTCGAGGCGTTTGAGCATCGGCGAGACGGTGGCCGAGTCCATCTGTAGCAGCCCGGCGATCTGCTTGACCGACAGCGCATCACCGCCAGCCTTGTCGTTGTCCCACAGCGCCAGCATCACGAGGTACTGGGGATGGGTCAGGCCCAGCGGTTCCAGGAGCGGGCGGTACACCGCCAGCACTGCGCGGTTGGTAACCGCCAGCGCGAAACACACCTGACGTTCCAGGGCGAGGGGGTCGAGGTCTTCGGTCACAGCGGCCACCATCACACTGTACTACTTGCTTC
The sequence above is drawn from the Mycolicibacterium neoaurum VKM Ac-1815D genome and encodes:
- a CDS encoding transglycosylase family protein — translated: MSGRHRKPTSSSISVAKIAFTGAVIGGGSIALAGHAGAATDAEWDTVANCESSGNWAINTGNGYHGGLQFSPSTWAGHGGGEFAPAAYLATKEEQIAVAERVLASQGKGAWPTCGRGLSGPTPRNVLPEPAPLDNPLVNPQLPPPPPAPLPPAPLPPAPVDALAAPLPPAPLPPPPAPLPPAPIDAVPLAAPAPLPPAPAPLPPAPAPAPVDAVALSAPAPQAPVDPAVPLPGAPIDALPLDAPLPPAPAVNAANWDTAESAPHQPQLWSLEAPLPMEPAPVIPAPAPAPAPVPGAPVAPPASDPAAQPVSADQAVPAEGVPHLVSPENLPPGTTLNPTALPNEGPNVSYLRQIWNAVQQQQITGRDALLAITTQRSLAGEAPGPQVPMAPPAPGAPLPPPAPGAPVLTPVPPAPLP
- a CDS encoding molybdenum cofactor biosynthesis protein MoaE, whose protein sequence is MGADVLRVGLSEEPISLTEHEDLVAHAAAGAVVGFAGVVRDHDGGRPVTRLEYSAHPSALETLAEVVHEVAAGAAGVRAVAVSHRIGNLSIGDAALVVAVAADHRGAAFATCARMVDIVKERLPVWKHQHFGDGTDEWVNSA
- a CDS encoding MogA/MoaB family molybdenum cofactor biosynthesis protein, yielding MRTARVIIASTRAAAGIYEDRTGPIIADWLGERGFDVPAPIVVADGDDVETALRRAVAERVSVIITSGGTGISPTDRTADITAAVVDYQIPGLADAIRRSGLPAVPTSVLSRGVCGVSGSTLVVNLPGSSGGVKDGLGVLADVLEHALDQLAGGDHGR
- the moaC gene encoding cyclic pyranopterin monophosphate synthase MoaC: MSGLSHLDEAGAAHMVDVTAKSATKRTAVARGSVHTRADVIELIATGGLPKGDALPTARVAGIMAAKRTSDLIPLCHQLALTGVDVEFGIGATEVTITATVRTTDRTGVEMEALTAVSIAALTVYDMIKAVDPAARIDDVHVLRKEGGKTGTWTP
- a CDS encoding helicase-associated domain-containing protein, producing MTRGIKSVPLGVWLADLPDERLVRLLELRPDLTAPPPSTIAALAARAQARQSVKAATDTLTFLHLAVLDTLLVLHADAAAVPRDAVADFIGARADRADVDEALQDLQDRALVWGDEGLRVVAEVSAGVPWYPGQAVPDGPTPTADEIRRLIDALDEPSRELLTRLVEGSPVGRTRDAIPGAPADRPAQRLLAEGLLHRIPSDTDDTVILPRVVGQVLRGDLPGPTGLRTPDPAVHTTTQAEVDSVAAGAAIDLLREIDLVIQTLSDAPASELRSGGLGVRDVKKLTKLTGIDEQRLALILELSAAAGLLAPGTPDPEPAAGNSPYWAPTVGADRFIEMSTAARWQLIAWTWLNLPARPSLVGQRGPDGKPYGVLSDALYSTAAPLDRRLLLTVLAGLPAGAGVDAESAALAMIWQRPRWAARLQLGPVTDLLREAHAVGLVGRGAIATPARAMLAQQSEDAADATIAAMDKVLPAPLDHFLLQADLTVVVPGPLLRELAEQLDVVATVESAGAAMVYRISEASIRRALDAGRTAGGLHAFFEKHSKTPVPQGLTYLVDDVARRHGQLRVGMAASFVRCEDPALLAQAVATPAAEPLELRILAPTVAVSQAQIGDVLAALRAGGFVPAAEDASGAVVDIRARGARVPTLSRRRVFRPLTAPTNQTLGAIVAVMRSVAASPRSNERLDPAVLIALLQQAAVEQTTVVMGYVDPAGVATQRVVAPINIRGGQLTAFDPAAGRVREFAIHRVTSVVSADSG
- a CDS encoding VOC family protein, whose product is MTVGRVVPILTVPDVDAARAAYIATLGLTEVMNHGWIVTLADADHRHQLSLMTRDQTAPVNPTVSVEVDDVDAAYQAAVAAGLTIVHPLSDEPWGVRRFFFADAAGNIVNVLSHRG